The Capsicum annuum cultivar UCD-10X-F1 chromosome 3, UCD10Xv1.1, whole genome shotgun sequence genomic sequence AGTATGTTGGCACTTCCTTTTATTTGCTCTATTTGTGTAATGGGCAACTTTCTTATATTTGGCCTTCCACTGCCTCGTAACAGTGTTGCTAATTTTATTGTGAATGGCGACTGTTTTTTCATCGGGGTCCCAAGTAATTTGGCTACGCAGCCAATTTGCCCCCAAAATCGAATTGTGGTGTTCAATAAATGGGTTTTAGACATGGGCATTTTTAGAGAAGCGAAGCGCTTAACTTCATTTgaaatcaatctcactatcaaCCTTTAGCCTTTGCCACAGTTTGTGGACCAGGTTACAAAGTTATCATGTTGTAAGTAAAAATCCGCTAGTCTAAGCACCAGGTAGATGCATTTTTTGGGGTAAATTTTAATGCAAAAATGCAGAATGATGAAATATTGTCATTGATAAAACCTATTCGAGCGACCTGGACAACACTCTTCTCTGTATTGCACGAACTAAAATAGAagatgactatatatatatatactaccgACAAATCTAGAAGGCTTTGATTACAACCAAATCCTAAACTGGACACTGTAGCTAAGCAGTGTCTTGCAAGACGCTATGCCTGCTATATACAAGAACAAGAGCAACTTCACCATCCTTTACTGGACAATGGCAAACTAAGCAGTTCCTATCTAGAATCTTCATAGATATTGTACAAAAACTGAGGCAAAGATGCAATTCTTGGCAGATTCACCAACAGCTCCCCTACCGAGTCTCTTCTTGACATGGACGGAGCTGGATCATTTGATTTAACATCTGCTCTAGAAGGATCCTCAACCTTCTTTCCACTTGTTGCTGGTGGGAAGAAACTGATCAATTCATCAGTTCTCTTACCTCCAGCTGCAACATCACCATAATTCTCACTCTTATGAGCTGTTGCAGGATCCTTCTGAAGAAGACAGCACAGAGAATTGACCCTTGTCATGAGAGATTTCTCATCTGATGCTGGAATATTTTGAGTGTCGCTAAACAAGCACCTCGAAATCTCTTCCAGAATCTCCAAGCTTTGCCGTTCATCACTGGACAGGCTTACACCTGCAGACGTTCCCTGCTCAGAAAAACGCTGTTCAAAGTGGCTCACCAAATCTTTCATCGACATGGAAGGAAGAAGACCAGGCACTCGGAGCTGATCTAGGTTACCGAGGCCTTTCAATTGCTGCATATCTCTACTGACATCTTGAATTGCCCTCGTATCCATCACTGCAGGTTAAATGACAGTACAGCTAATTAAAAGACGTTCATTATCAGCAAGCCTCAACAATGACAAATATTTCGAAAGGCAATTAGGATTGATTCAGGATCAGTTGGGCTATATCACGATTGTGCACAATAAAGCCTCAACTATAATTTGGATCTGTCAATGGTCTTGATTACTGCAATTGCTCAAGATATGCTTAAATACTAGTAATTTAAAGAAACCAATGAAAACTGTAGCAGCAGAATAAGGAATGTAATCTCTATAACCACCACAGTGCTTCCACCAAGCaacataaattaagaaaaataaagaagaaacgaATAAGATGCAACAAGCAGAAGAATCAAAGTTCTTGAAAAGCTTAGGGTCCTAAGCAGACAAGCATTAATATATAATTACCTGAGATTGGAGAAGGTGTTTCTGGATGAATGTTTTCCAATCGTCTACTTGCAAAATCTTGCTCCCCATTTGAAGAACTAAGGGCTCCTAAAGGTGAAGCGGCACCATGCAAGTTGAGGAAGGTGGTACTTCTCTCATTATTCAGATTAAATTCTGAGTCAGACACATTTGGGCTTTCAAATACTGAAATTTTGGATTCAAAATGTGGAGAATCTAGCGTAATTTCTGGTTGTTGACTCAGGAATTTAAGACGTGGATCACACTGAACGAGCTTTTCAAAGTGCTTTCCTAGCAAGCCTTGTGCACACTGCAAGTAATGTCGCCTACAGAAggaacaaaaaaagaaacaatcaaAAAAGGAGGGGAGTTTCTACTTAAAAACTGAACCACATTGACATAATAATCAAGGAAATGCCAGAATTGCGAGCATAAATAGGGTCTAACAGCTTATTAAGCTTGCATAAAAACAGCAGCACCATTTTGTCAAGTTCATACAAATActcaaaaataaatgacaaaaggcCAATCTGGACATCTGCTGCCCACAAAAAAGGGGATTAAGGGGCTGTATCTGAAGTTTATCCCGGCCTCGAGGGAAGGTGGATTCCAAGaccaatttattattttatttcatttttacagGAAAGGAGATCCTAAGCCATCAAATATTGGAgaaagtatgaatttttagaGAAAGCAGAACCTAAGCCATCAAATATTGGAGAAAATATATTACCTTTCAGTCTCATTGAATTCACTCCTAGCCAACATGAATCAGGCAACAATTATTAGATTGTATATAGGTAGACTATAATCAAAGCTGAAAAGAAAGCTTATTAAATGGACAGATGAAAATTGTGGGTCAACCATTGAAACTTCGTTACTACTGATgaacacaacaacatacccagtatactcCCACCAAGTCGGAGGTTACAACTACCTATATTTCACCTAAATCTCTACCAATTAAGATATCAAGTGTGGCATTTTACATATTTGTCTGTTTTATGCATTAGCAGAAACTATGGTGATACTTGGGTAGAATTTAGTTGTCAATAGTGTCGAATCATCATAAGTACGAGTGGTACTATGTGGAGTTGAGAGTATCTAAACCTTCTCTCGTCCTCTATGTAGCCTCTTGTAATTCTACTTGAATGCTATGAGAATGCAGCAGAAATGACCTACTAAAGCCCTCTAAACACAAACCGTGGGACATTAGACGTTGCCTAAATCAGAAGAAGAAACACACATCCAGATGAATTGGCAGAATGAGGTTGATTTATTCGGATTCCATACTTCCCCTCATGGGATGAATTGAACCATTTAATTAAAGAAATTGACGAATCTCTATAATTTATAAAGCCTCGGATAATTTCTACTTCATAATTTCTGGCGGCCAAACATAACATACCATGAAGACTTCAGTTCTTCTGTAAAAGTGCTCCGCTTATTGTAATATTCACTACTCAAGATGTACAACAGGAGGTGCAACTActttatttggaaaaaagaaaGCAATTTATGTATATAGACCCACTCTTATCCTAGGGACTTGGTAAGGACAAGCATGATGGTTCAATTCTCACTAATGCTCTTTAAGTGATACCcaacaaataaatgaaagaaaagtgtgAATCTTTAGGTACCTAATGTTGATCACCATGCAGATTACTGTCTTTACATCATTAAAGAAGATATAATTTCTAAATTTGTAGAGAAAATAGAGGTCGAACACTACTACTGGAGAAATTTCAAGATATTAGGGGAGGGAAAACACCAAAGAAGGTCATGACTCACGATAAACCGAATAGCTAAACAGATTAGGTCAAAAGGGTGTGGTCTAGCAGTCAATAAAGTGGGTGGGGAATCATGTATCTCAGGTTCAATTCCTAGCTGAGACAAAAACACTAGGtaatttcttcttaaatattCAAGTCTTGGTGACAGTGTTACCCAGTACATGTGCTAGTTATAAAAAAAAGGCAACAGATGAGAACTTGGGGTTGCTGGGTGAGGTAGCAGGTAGCCTGGACAACACGGTTATTAAAAGAAATGCAACAGATAAGTACTTGGGGAATTGGTGTCCCTGAAAAACAAGGAAAATTAGTAAAGGCAATTACTATAAGTGCTGGTGCATAAACAGAGCAAACATAAAATGAGAACAAGTCAAAATAAGACAAGGAACATACTTGTGTATGCTGGCCTGTCCACTAGTAAAATCAGATGTAGCTTGCCAAAGTGTGTGCTTCCTAGGTTGTGGATTCGTCTCCCTGAAGAAAAGAGGCTGTCTTGATAGCTGCAATATAAGAATCCTTTAGCACTTTGATCACCTTTAGGATAATAATTAGAAGTAAACCGGAAGTACATTTGCCAATTAAGTGGGAAGAGACAGTTtcccaataacaacaacaaaagagatgGCCCATTACCACTTACCACAACATCTAAAGTTCCACGTCCATCATCAGGGTAACTTGCCTTCAAACCCATAATGTCTGACCACTGGATTTCTATCTTATTCTTGAGACCACCGTCAAGTACTTCCCAAACAAGTTTATGCTTCGCAAAGTAACATTTTGCCACCAGATCTCCTTCATATCTCGACTTATACTGCAGAAAACAACACAATTCCAATCAGTTCTAGATCTTCTTAACTTGTAAGATCAAGATTTAAGATACTCGAAACTAAGACATCAATATTACCTCCCAGCTCCCAATTCTCAGAACTGTGGCAGGAAAGTTCGAGGCTTTGAGCTTTTCAATAGTTCCAGAGTTCCCCTTCTTCCCCTGATTTCCCCCCTTGGGGCTGTTACCCTGAGAAAGCTTCATCTGGATCAAATCCAACAGCGATGGGCTCTTCCTTAGCCTTAAACCTAATGGACTGGGCTCATCCAGCGGGTTGTACTGCGAAGGTGCAACTGGAAAACCATCATCTCCTACAACCACTTGTTGCTGTAGGAAAAAAGACCCACAATTCAAATGAGCTAATCATCATACAATAAACTATATAGGAACTACTACCATAAGCAGCATAAAAAGGGCTAGCTAGTAATAATCCATCAACAAGCATAAATCTTCTTACTTATACCCAACAATACACTTGTACTGGAATACTCTTCCTTCTTTGATCCCCTACACCTTTCTATATTTACGCAGTTTTAGATCCTTCATCTAGAGTTTATTCACACCATCAAGTCACTGAACAGGAAATTGCAAGTAACTCTATTTAATTAGCATTGATTGATGATCTATCACAAATGGCAAGTCCTCAACTTTAACAtccaattttataattaatttcccTAATTTATATTAAACTTATATCTGCAAATTCCTTTTTTTAATAAGCTCAAGTCCATCCAAGCACAAACACAGAATCTGTAGAaaacaaaaattaacaaaaagcATGTGTAAAAAGAGGCAAAGAGAATAGAACAAACTTGAGAAGTAGAAAGTTTGGATCGCTTGTTGAGGGGGCCATGTGCTTCATCTAAATCATCTTCGAATTCCAGTTTCACCGCTGCCGTCGACTTCCCCTTCAGCCACTGAAAGTCCGTCGCCTCTTCCATGTCCGTCCTCATCAATTGTACCATACTTGAATACacccaaattaaaatatctaatagcTGTATATCATCAAGAAGAGAAAACAATGTTTGTTTTTTACTACTGCTACCTTAATAATGAAGCTCCCTATCCCAATTTATATTATATGATGATATGTTTTCTTAATTAGTAAATATATTTAATGGTGTTATTAAAGTAGagtaatattttattcatatgggTCTATTTATTGGACAAACAAAGAATCCTCAAAAGCTAtattcatttattcatgtttccatgtatttatttatttataaataaacacTGAATTAAGTTAAATTAAAGTAACACTAACCATAAATGATAATAAGCCACCACTAGTATACTCATTTCGTCACTAAATAAGCAATATTTTTAGTTTGAATATATCTCAATAGATTTTGATTATGAAAATGGTTCTTTATTCAAAGGATCGTGAAGtttggaaaaatatttaattatttaaaatttcatttatttagaaataaaataaaaattgctaATTTAAGAAGGAGCCATATATTATGGagtattattaaaaagaaattaaacacGTGTCAAATTACGCGCTCGTAATGTAGAGTGCGCTGGAGTCACGTGAAGAGTTTTGGATAAAATGAATGACGAGGCATATTTCGGGAAGGTTCGGTATTCGGCTAGTGGGAACGGCTGCGATGGGGTAAATATGACACGTGGAAGAATCTAACGGTGGATGACACGTAAGATGCTGAATTGGATACGTTGGGTCGGCTGCCTAGTGGATAATGTTTTGGATTTATtgcttttcaattttttaattagtgCTATTTTatgtctcattttttttctttttaattccgctaaaaaagaatattatctttatttaaaaaaaaaaatgttttaaattgatagaaaatttaaagacaatttttaattcttgtgattttaaattaaaattatgtcaaatatatataaatttcttcttcttctttttttggtaaaaatgaaaatattttttaattttataatttaaaatgtgTCATACGAAAGGctgaaattaaagtattttaaaaaaagaagagtcattcttttttatacagattaagaaaataataaaagaagtaggttattttttaaaatgaataagtattattttattacaattaaaaacaatttaaatttaaaattatttacaaTCACAcaaacattaaaataattttaagaccATAATTTTAAAAgtcctaattttttcttaaatatcatattttaaatgaTAAGTATCACGCAAAATAAGACGGAGGGAggagtaatttatttatttattctgtTTTGTCGGGTTATGGATGACGGAATAAACACGCGTGTACCTAATtccaactttttttttcctttgatttgaTATTCATATTACGGCGGCTTTATAATTCACGCGCTGTCTTTTTACGACCAATCATGACTTGATTTTACACctcatttcatttatttttggaAGAAAATTTAGCACAATGAATCTTTTTTGAACTATTAACAAAGTTTTACCTATTATATAGAGTTAGTTTCTAacaagtaataaaataatatttgataattttttttcacttttacttattATACAAGTGATTTACTCGTGTTAATATTATCGACAATCTGATGATGTAAATTTTATAATAGACTGTTATCTATTAtagtatttcaatttttattttatcatagaactttatttatgtgatttgattgatggaaaatatttattgacaatggatacaacaacaacaaacccagaaTATTCCCATAAAAGTGGGATCTGAGGAAGGTAAAATGTACGTAGTTCATAGCACTACCTCCAAAGAaatagagaagttgtttccaatAAACCaccggctcaagatagagaatactAAACCGGAGCGTAATGAAACAGGAAGCATGatagatggcataacataaaaggaataagacataataaaatagaaatcagagtaATACGAAAATAAGGTAGATAAGCACAATATGAGATAAAAGGTAAGCCATAGGACATCTAGAATACGACCCCCACCTAGTAGAAACATACACACACAGACCAGAAACACCCGCCACACCCAGACCCTCCTGACTAGGAGCTTCTACATATGGACACAATCTTAGGATTACTAACGCGGCTATACATGAACTCTTCTAACTACTTGCTACAACCTACGCACACAACCTAGCCTTCttcccttatccgcgacctccacaccttcctatttagggtcatgtcctcagtaagctgagcagctccatgtcatgtctaatcacttcccttcagtacttcttcaatCTACCTCTCCTCCTCTTGAAGCCATCCAACGcaagtctctcacacctacgaattggggcatccatgaccctcctcatcacatgtccataCCATCTCAACCTTTctttccgcatcttgtcctccaccgaagtcactcccaccttctctcaaaCAGTCACATTCCTAACTTTATCCCCtttagtaagtccacacatccaatgcaacattctcagTTCCACCACCTTCACCCTTTGAacgtgggagttcttgactggccaacactctgctccatatagCATGGTTGgatggactgccactctatagaatttgcctttaagcttaagtggcATCTTCTTAtaacacaacactcccgaggtgagtctccacttcatccaaccagctccaatacggttagagacatcctcatcaatctcgccattctcctgaatcatagacccaagatacttaaaactatccctcttacaaacatcctaggaatccaacctcaccaccataTCGTCCTACTTCCTtaagtcactaaacttacactctatatactctgtcttggacctactcaacctaaactccttagattcaagggtttgccgccaaacctctaatttttcattcacaccccccTCCCCCGCGTCttatcaatcagcactacatcgtcCGCAAACAACATACACCACGACATCTCCccttgaatactccgcgtcaaTATGTCCATACCAACGCAAACAGGAACAAACTAAGAGTcgaaccctgatgcaaccctatctcgACAGCAAAATGCTCCGAGTCCCCtctatcgtacatgtccttaatagctctgatatacgccaccgggacccctctcgcctctaagcatctccaaagcatctccctaggaactttgtcatacgtcttctccaggtcgatgaacatcATGTGCAAATCTTTCTTCTTTTCcctatactactccaccaatctcctcaccaggtgaattgcctctatcgtcgagcgaccaggcataaaaccaaactggttctccgaaatggacatgatcctcctcaatctccgctcaaccatcctctcccaaatcttcataatATGACTCAACagcttgatacccctatagttggtgcaactctgaatgtcacctttgtttttatataacggaatcatcgtactccacctccaagcctcagACATTCTCGCCGTCTTGAAAATGTcattaaacaaatcagtcaaccaccttaaatcTGCCCCACctataaacttttaaaaatccACTGGGATCTCGTCAGGCATATTTACACCAAATTATGTAAAGTTATATAATACTCTCCCAAGTTATTTAATGAGATGAGaatatatgttaattaattatgatattaagcaTTAAAAATTTATGTACAAATACACATTTATTGAAAATGAATATCTACACCAAATTATGTAAAGTTATATAGTACTCCAACGAGTTATCTAATGAGATGAGAATATATACTAATTAACTATGATATTAAGTGTCAAAAATCTATGTATAAATAGCTAAATACACATATACATCTATTGATTATATTGATTTGGTATAAATATCATGTGCAATTTGAAGCTCTATGGTAATTTAGTTATTAATATTTGTACAATTCTTTATTAATACATAACTCATTTTTTAATACCCTTTCCTTATGTTAATTAGAAAAACTCGTAATTGATGTTGACACTCGATGGAAGTAAGTTCTTTCCATTTCAATAGCTCTTCGTAATTTCCTTCTCCGCTATTCACATACCGCTTTCACTTTAATTAAAATGTTTTAAAGGAATGCAATGTAGAGTAAAAGGATAAGTATTTGTGAGTACTCTATACAATTTTCTTTTGTTAGTATGTTTATATTGTTCATaaaccttaaactctaacttAAGGTTTCAATCTCTCTCACTTGAAATAAAGTATCTCTTTCTTATCACTACTTtgttatcataaaaaatagtacTAATACTATAAAGAAACAGAATATAATATGAAATCACGTACCACGTTGTCTTATCAATTTATTAAGATTTAACAGCTTGTCCAAAGTAAACCAAGTTGGCCTAGTTGCCCTTTACCAAGTTGGGGAGAAAGCAAACAGATATTTCTAAATTGATTACAAACTCGTTGAAATGCCCAAATTGCACATATACAACAAATCTTACTATTATTGTTACGCATCAATTTAAaacaatttatgagtcataactGATCGTGTTGATTTATTTAAATCCGTATTACGAAGATTTATCATAAATTGATTGATTttatattgattatcgataatATATCGTGATTCTCTTCTTTATAATCTGAGTTCaaaccaacaacatcaataagtTCATACCTACGTTCCTGGATAGCACATACTATGTAAAGTATGTACGTGCATGAAAACTTGTCCTCGTAAACAAATTTGTATGATATATATGGTGTCCTAGAATATAGAGATTTTAGCAagctaatttaaaattttataaaaagataCTTTCTGATGAATTTACCTGAAGATGTTTTTTTATGATATAAGTAATAATCAAAAGAAACATGATATTATATGATCGGTAACAATAAGTAACTACCATCCAAACACACTGGTGGGCTACAAAAACGCAAACCTCTCCAACTGGCCCATTGATTCCCTTACCGGCCCATATTAGTAACATATGCAACTTTTCTTCTGTTCTATACATGACTAGAAATTGTCACAAGCCCAATAATTATTTAGTAAAGGTCAAACCCATCGATAGCCCCTCAAACTTATtcctaaaattcacttaggccTCTAAACTAAGACTTGTACCTATCAAAACCCTAAACTCCCCCATTTTGTTCCTATTAGGCATTTTTTTACCCACATGACACTTCGcgtgaaaactaaaaaaattgttCATGTGGCAAAAGTTAACGTTAAATAATGTTACTTTTGTCATTCCCTTCAATTTCCCTCTTTTTAACCTAAATTTACCCTTCttctttcttcattctctcttccatagatgagttctcatcaacttctCTCATCTCACTATCAAAGTTATCTCCTAATttctcttaaattatttttttctctcattttcgaTGAGAATATCGAAAAATTTTGTCAATATTGATGTTCCCGATTTGTGTTACTGTTCCGAATTTTGTCCTTTAAGAACTTCAAGGACTCATTCAAATCTGGGTCATAGATTTTTTGGATATAAAGTTCCAAAGGTTTGTATCATTTTCacagattttaattattattatttttgatattttttttattattctattgtTTTTTCATTTTAGGAAAATGATGGATGTGGgtactttagatggattgatccaAAACCTTCAATATCTGTGCATCAATATCCTGAGGTAGAATCGAGCTTAATGATTAGTTGCAAAGATGGTGATAATTCGTGTGATCGATTGAAGCAAAAGCTCAAAGACGTTGAACAAGAGAGGGACACTTTGTGTGTGAAATTAAAAGATAGTGAAGGGAAGTTGATTGCATTgaggcaaaaactcaaaaaagttaaACTTGAAAGGGAATGTGCTAAGCTCAAATTGAATAGACTTGTTCTACTTCTTCTCATTATTCTAACTGTAAAGTGGTTCTTTAATATGATGTAAGGTGTAGTAGCTAAGTTTGCCTATTGAATAGGCAATTGGATATTGTAATTgttagtttgtagtagttgtttCGTTAGTTTGTAGTAATAGtagtttgtagtagttgtttGTTCAGTTTGTAGTTGGCCtagtttgtagtagttgtttgaatgaattgacatatttttgtatGACAATCTCATTGTCAATTGGCTACTTTGTGTCTACTTGTGTAGCTACTGAAGGTATTACCATACAGCCTATTTGTAACTACTGAAGGTAATGATAAAAATGAACTATATTACAAGTGCAAGCAGCTGGATATCATATTAACACAGCTCAAGATTGAGCTAAAAACTGCATACATGATGTAAAGATGTTCAAAAAAGGCTCAACATTGAGCAGAATAGTTCTGCTGCAGCATACACCAAAATTATCAATTGCTGCCTaagaaaaatttattcaaaaactaGTAACACAATTTGTTCAAAGGCATTATCCCTCATTACAGTGCAAATCATTTCTAAACGAACTACTTCTTTGAAGATCCAATTGATGAAGAAGACTTGGCTGCTTccactttttttctcttatttgcttTTATTTGTTGTAATTGTGTGCTAGTGACTGCATCTTTTCCATTCCTCTTTAGGCCACTAGgtttaaaaccaatatctatattgGTTGGTGAAGCACTCCTTAAATTTATACCTCCATAAAGAACCCTCTCACTTGATGTATCTGGCTGCAAAATTAGACAAAATTGTAAGACAATGAACATTGAAAACTTGAATGAAACATTAGGGCaaacattattataggtaaataatgagacagaaataaataCATTGTACACGTGGGTTTCAGTTGATGGATCAGAGTAAACACCAAAACCAGTTGCAGGCCTTTTGTATCCAGTAGCAGCAACAAATGAGGTAGCATTGTATGACCTCTTGTTGGTCGGCAAAGGTTGTAATTGACTGGAAGAAACATTTCTTCCACTTTCAAATGGGGTCCCTCTTGCATTGGCTATTTTTCTTGGCAATCCTCTACCACTCCCTCCTTGACCTCTACCAATTCCTCCTTCACCTCCCCTATCAGCACCAAATTGACCACTACCAGAACCACCATCCCTACCAGAACAACCTTTACCTATACCAACAGCACCTTGACCTCTACCAATTCCTCTTTCACCTCTCCTATCAGCACCAAATTGATCACTACCAGAACCAACATCCCTACCAGAACAACCTTTACCTCTACCAGTAGCACCTTTACCTCTACTAGCAGCACCTTGACCTCTACCAGCCACGCTTGACACCTTTCTTTGAGGTGCTCTTGGCACAGCAGCTGTGTCAGCACAAATAGATCCTGATTGACTGGATTGTGTAGTTGCATATGTATGAAAGGTGGACCTTAACTGTGAATAAATGCAacacaatattttcaacatttttcaataataatattaaacaGGATAAAAATATTAAGGTAGCAGAACATATATAACTTACTCTTGTTGTCTGACTTTGAGTGTAGGTATGTCTTGCCATTGCACTGGTGTCACCACAAATAGAACTTAATTGTGGTGGTGGTGGATTCCATGAAGCTTCAGGCTGACAGCTAGGTTGACTACTATTACTGCTCCCCATTCCATTCTAACATACAAACAGAAATATGAAAAGCTAAGAAATATGTTAAATTTACAAATTATTATGAAATTCATTTAAGGCTTACCATTTTGGCACATACAACCTTGTTATGACCAACTTGCTTGCACCTTGACAAGTGATCTTGACACCTTTTTTTGAGAGTTTGCCCCACTTTTTTGGCTCATccttcttcttccttttgttcTTGCCAGGTCTGCCTGGCATCTTTCTTGGTTTTGAAGGTTCAATTGATGGGTTTTTGGTTTTCGGCCACATTCTCATATTGGTAATTGGTTGAATGAAATGACTATAAGACTTAAGAAAGGTTTCTTTCTTATACCAGTGCTCTACATGCTGATCGGGAT encodes the following:
- the LOC107862059 gene encoding uncharacterized protein LOC107862059; this translates as MVQLMRTDMEEATDFQWLKGKSTAAVKLEFEDDLDEAHGPLNKRSKLSTSQQQVVVGDDGFPVAPSQYNPLDEPSPLGLRLRKSPSLLDLIQMKLSQGNSPKGGNQGKKGNSGTIEKLKASNFPATVLRIGSWEYKSRYEGDLVAKCYFAKHKLVWEVLDGGLKNKIEIQWSDIMGLKASYPDDGRGTLDVVLSRQPLFFRETNPQPRKHTLWQATSDFTSGQASIHKRHYLQCAQGLLGKHFEKLVQCDPRLKFLSQQPEITLDSPHFESKISVFESPNVSDSEFNLNNERSTTFLNLHGAASPLGALSSSNGEQDFASRRLENIHPETPSPISVMDTRAIQDVSRDMQQLKGLGNLDQLRVPGLLPSMSMKDLVSHFEQRFSEQGTSAGVSLSSDERQSLEILEEISRCLFSDTQNIPASDEKSLMTRVNSLCCLLQKDPATAHKSENYGDVAAGGKRTDELISFFPPATSGKKVEDPSRADVKSNDPAPSMSRRDSVGELLVNLPRIASLPQFLYNIYEDSR